In Nocardioides marinus, one DNA window encodes the following:
- a CDS encoding protein kinase domain-containing protein — protein MSATLRDRYVLEGLLGSGGMADVHRATDSTLERSVAVKVLRDVAGEESARHRFVAEARTLARLSHRNLVTVLDAGIGEDDDRPFLVMELVEGRSLDDALRSGPLPAEDAASVGAQLAAGLAYAHERGVVHRDVKPGNVLLSHDGRVKLADFGIARLLGDTARHTRTGTAIGTAAYLAPEQVRGEDVTGAADTYSLGLVLLESLTGTRAFPGSPTEAALARLQRDPDVPQTLGEGWVTLLTAMTASDPAARPEAAEVARLLADGAPDAGATRTALLTAPVATAPLAAAAAPAAAAAATPARASAPAGSRAPTVDRAGDALARTPGRVLATWRGLEPHQRGVAGAVAGLVLLVVVAGLAAGGTAPEPTPTEPVQQSTTPADDPTDSEGSPGDDQDDETSEDPGDSDDSGDSGDSGDSGDDLLSPVVTDPSVLSPGKSKGKGKSKDKSKGRDKD, from the coding sequence GTGAGCGCCACCCTGCGTGACCGCTACGTCCTCGAGGGCCTCCTGGGCTCCGGCGGCATGGCCGACGTGCACCGCGCCACCGACAGCACGCTGGAGCGCAGCGTCGCGGTCAAGGTGCTCCGCGACGTGGCGGGCGAGGAGTCCGCCCGGCACCGGTTCGTGGCCGAGGCGCGCACGCTGGCCCGGCTCTCGCACCGCAACCTCGTGACGGTCCTCGACGCCGGCATCGGCGAGGACGACGACCGTCCCTTCCTCGTCATGGAGCTGGTCGAGGGCCGCTCGCTCGACGACGCCCTGCGCTCCGGGCCGCTCCCAGCCGAGGACGCGGCCTCCGTCGGGGCCCAGCTCGCGGCAGGCCTGGCCTACGCCCACGAGCGCGGGGTCGTGCACCGTGACGTCAAGCCCGGCAACGTCCTGCTCAGCCACGACGGCCGGGTCAAGCTGGCCGACTTCGGCATCGCCCGGCTGCTCGGCGACACCGCACGGCACACCCGCACCGGCACCGCCATCGGCACCGCCGCCTACCTCGCCCCCGAGCAGGTCCGCGGCGAGGACGTCACCGGGGCCGCCGACACCTACTCCCTGGGCCTGGTCCTGCTGGAGTCGCTGACCGGCACCCGCGCCTTCCCCGGCAGTCCCACCGAGGCGGCACTGGCCCGCCTGCAGCGCGACCCCGACGTCCCCCAGACCCTCGGCGAGGGCTGGGTCACGCTGCTGACCGCCATGACCGCCTCCGACCCGGCCGCCCGCCCGGAGGCCGCCGAGGTCGCCCGGCTGCTCGCCGACGGCGCGCCCGACGCCGGCGCCACCCGCACCGCGCTCCTCACCGCGCCCGTGGCCACGGCGCCGCTGGCCGCCGCAGCCGCCCCCGCGGCCGCCGCTGCCGCGACTCCTGCCCGTGCCTCGGCTCCCGCCGGCAGCCGCGCCCCCACCGTCGACCGTGCGGGGGACGCCCTCGCCCGGACACCCGGCCGGGTGCTGGCCACCTGGCGCGGCCTGGAGCCGCACCAGCGCGGCGTCGCCGGTGCGGTCGCCGGGCTGGTCCTGCTGGTCGTGGTGGCCGGCCTCGCCGCCGGCGGCACCGCCCCCGAGCCCACGCCTACCGAGCCGGTCCAGCAGAGCACCACCCCCGCCGACGACCCCACCGACTCGGAGGGGTCACCGGGGGACGACCAGGACGACGAGACCAGCGAGGACCCGGGCGACTCGGACGACTCGGGCGACTCGGGCGACTCGGGCGACTCGGGCGACGACCTGCTCTCCCCCGTGGTCACCGACCCCAGCGTCCTCTCCCCCGGCAAGAGCAAGGGCAAGGGGAAGAGCAAGGACAAGTCCAAGGGCCGCGACAAGGACTGA
- a CDS encoding thioredoxin family protein, with amino-acid sequence MATIELTTENFESHVKDDDILFVDFWASWCGPCQQFAPTYEAASESHPDVTFGSVNTEEQQELASAAGISSIPTLMAFREGILVFAQPGALPPAGLDQLIGAVKGLDMNDVRAQVAAQAEQPGDARG; translated from the coding sequence ATGGCCACGATCGAGCTGACCACCGAGAACTTCGAGTCCCACGTGAAGGACGACGACATCCTGTTCGTCGACTTCTGGGCCAGCTGGTGCGGCCCGTGCCAGCAGTTCGCCCCGACGTACGAAGCTGCCAGCGAGTCCCACCCCGACGTCACGTTCGGGTCGGTGAACACCGAGGAGCAGCAGGAGCTCGCCTCGGCGGCTGGCATCTCCTCGATCCCGACACTGATGGCCTTCCGCGAGGGCATCCTGGTCTTCGCCCAGCCCGGTGCGCTGCCGCCGGCGGGCCTCGACCAGCTGATCGGCGCGGTCAAGGGGCTCGACATGAACGACGTGCGCGCCCAGGTCGCCGCCCAGGCCGAGCAGCCCGGTGACGCCCGGGGCTGA
- the greA gene encoding transcription elongation factor GreA, producing MTQSPQQEKIWLTQAAHDKLVAELEDLKGPVRQEVIERISAARDEGDLKENGGYHAAREEQGRIEGRIRQLEDMLRRAEVGETPPDDGVVEPGMKVTYKFVGDDDDEAETFLLGAREIEPEGLTVYSPQSPLGAAINGAKRGDTVSYEAPNGKTLEVVVLDAEPYTG from the coding sequence ATGACGCAGTCCCCGCAGCAGGAGAAGATCTGGCTCACCCAGGCGGCCCACGACAAGCTGGTCGCCGAGCTGGAGGACCTCAAGGGCCCCGTGCGCCAGGAGGTCATCGAGCGCATCAGCGCGGCCCGCGACGAGGGCGACCTGAAGGAGAACGGCGGCTACCACGCCGCTCGTGAGGAGCAGGGCCGCATCGAGGGGCGCATCCGCCAGCTCGAGGACATGCTCCGCCGCGCCGAGGTCGGCGAGACGCCCCCCGACGACGGTGTCGTCGAGCCCGGCATGAAGGTGACCTACAAGTTCGTGGGCGACGACGACGACGAGGCCGAGACGTTCCTGCTCGGCGCACGCGAGATCGAGCCCGAGGGCCTGACCGTCTACAGCCCGCAGTCCCCGCTCGGCGCTGCCATCAACGGCGCCAAGCGCGGCGACACCGTGTCCTACGAGGCACCCAACGGCAAGACGCTCGAGGTCGTCGTCCTCGACGCGGAGCCCTACACGGGCTGA
- a CDS encoding cystathionine gamma-synthase: MSEHPAQQPYWSDAGFETRAIHAGYEPDPSTGAVIPPIYATSTYKQDGVGGLRGGYEYSRSANPTRTALEGALAAVEGGTHGFAFASGLAAEDTLVRALCGPGQHAVIPDDAYGGTFRLFDKVEQVWGLVHSPAAVSDVDAVRAAIRPGETRLVWVETPTNPLLGIGDIEALAAVAHDAGALLVVDNTFASPYLQQPLALGADVVVHSTTKYVGGHSDVVGGALVVRDDDLADRIRFHQNAMGAVAGPFDAWLTLRGLKTLAVRMDRHCDNAERIVAHLLDHPAVEQVIYPGLPDHPGHEVAARQMKRFGGMVSFRVKGGEAAALAVCERTHVFTLGESLGGVESLIEHPGRMTHASVAGTDLEVPADLVRLSVGIESVEDLVADLDQALSAALPR; this comes from the coding sequence GTGAGCGAGCACCCTGCGCAGCAGCCCTACTGGTCCGACGCCGGCTTCGAGACCCGCGCCATCCACGCGGGCTACGAGCCCGACCCCAGCACCGGCGCCGTGATCCCGCCCATCTACGCCACCTCGACCTACAAGCAGGACGGCGTCGGAGGGCTGCGCGGCGGGTACGAGTACTCCCGCTCCGCCAACCCCACCCGCACCGCGCTCGAGGGCGCGCTCGCCGCGGTCGAGGGCGGCACCCACGGCTTCGCCTTCGCCAGCGGCCTGGCCGCCGAGGACACGCTGGTCCGTGCGCTGTGCGGCCCCGGCCAGCACGCCGTGATCCCCGACGACGCCTACGGCGGCACCTTCCGTCTCTTCGACAAGGTGGAGCAGGTCTGGGGCCTGGTCCACAGCCCCGCGGCGGTCTCCGACGTCGACGCGGTCCGCGCGGCCATCCGCCCCGGCGAGACCCGGCTGGTCTGGGTCGAGACCCCCACCAACCCGCTGCTCGGCATCGGTGACATCGAGGCGCTCGCCGCGGTCGCCCACGACGCGGGCGCGTTGCTGGTCGTCGACAACACCTTCGCCTCGCCGTACCTCCAGCAGCCGCTGGCCCTCGGCGCCGACGTCGTCGTGCACTCCACCACCAAGTACGTCGGAGGGCACTCCGACGTCGTCGGCGGCGCCCTCGTGGTGCGCGACGACGACCTCGCCGACCGGATCCGCTTCCACCAGAACGCCATGGGCGCGGTGGCCGGCCCGTTCGACGCCTGGCTGACCCTGCGCGGCCTGAAGACCCTCGCGGTGCGGATGGACCGGCACTGCGACAACGCCGAGCGGATCGTGGCCCACCTGCTCGACCACCCGGCCGTGGAGCAGGTCATCTACCCGGGCCTGCCCGACCACCCCGGCCACGAGGTGGCGGCACGCCAGATGAAGCGCTTCGGCGGCATGGTCTCCTTCCGCGTCAAGGGCGGTGAGGCTGCGGCCCTGGCCGTCTGCGAGCGCACCCACGTCTTCACCCTGGGGGAGTCCCTCGGCGGCGTGGAGTCCCTCATCGAGCACCCCGGTCGGATGACCCACGCGAGCGTGGCCGGCACCGACCTGGAGGTCCCCGCCGACCTGGTCCGCCTCAGCGTCGGCATCGAGTCCGTCGAGGACCTCGTGGCCGACCTGGACCAGGCGCTCTCCGCGGCCCTGCCGCGCTGA
- a CDS encoding DUF4307 domain-containing protein yields MTSQDLMAQRYGAPSPWRRRTAVVLTVVLAAVAGLLVAWAAWSHATPEARSELVGFTVTDEHEVVADVQVQLSDRAAGVQCVLRALAEDKSAVGEAVFTPESSGRLNVSIRTERRATAVEKVGCTAEGQQRPR; encoded by the coding sequence GTGACCTCGCAGGACCTCATGGCGCAGCGGTACGGCGCTCCCTCGCCCTGGCGGCGTCGCACGGCCGTGGTCCTGACCGTCGTGCTCGCGGCCGTGGCCGGCCTGCTGGTCGCGTGGGCCGCCTGGAGCCACGCGACCCCCGAGGCGCGCTCGGAGCTGGTCGGCTTCACCGTGACCGACGAGCACGAGGTCGTGGCGGACGTGCAGGTGCAGCTCAGCGACCGGGCCGCCGGTGTGCAGTGCGTGCTGCGGGCCCTGGCCGAGGACAAGAGCGCCGTCGGCGAGGCCGTCTTCACCCCCGAGTCCTCGGGGCGGCTGAACGTCTCGATCCGCACCGAGCGTCGGGCCACCGCCGTGGAGAAGGTCGGCTGCACCGCGGAGGGGCAGCAGCGCCCCCGCTGA
- a CDS encoding beta strand repeat-containing protein — protein sequence MTAPSRRRSRVTGGAAAALLAFGAGTGLTLPASAADLTTVDVSTADAATGATAGATAARAAARKVKVDSESDLRDAVEQANASTGLTRIKVRDHVRLRGGQLDVTGDIVINARAHRIDARGASRVFDVADGGRLVLKQARLVKGAAPTGENGGAIRSAGEVVLRGTTIRASVAEGTGASGGAIANEAGTLLVSGSVLRGNSATRAGGAIEAVEGETTLIETRVIENSTGAEPGNGGGLHLTGAGTVSVQSSWVADNTASAEGGGLWNSATGTFTVDRTVLMNNVAEGVAADQGGGALYNDGGALTVTRSSLEGNRATGTAGSGGGILNNLGTLSVERSTLSGNTANRAGGGIEANVGTTTLDGVELSGNDAGQAPGNGGGLHLTGAGTVEVLQSTVTDNTAVEGGGLWNSSGGTLTVRGSSLAGNSASGAEADQGGGAVYSDGGTTEVLGSELADNSATGAAGSGGGILTKGGSLVVRRSVLDGNDAQRAGGGIEANAGSTEVFRTDLLGNDAGAAPGNGGGLHLTGAGTVDVSQSTVTGNTAVEGGGLWNSAGGTFSITDTVVEDNTATGDDATQGGGGVYNDGVMTISGSRIDGNAATGASGSGGGVLNNGEGTNPAMLTIDATSFDANSSSRAGGAVESNVGTLLVTDVDMTGNGTGAAPGNGGGLHVTGAATVTWDGGTVTGNDAAKEGGGLWNSSTGTITATNLVVTGNTAPTGPNAFNTPGGVFTLNGAPVTAQ from the coding sequence ATGACTGCTCCCTCCCGCAGGCGCTCCCGGGTCACCGGTGGCGCCGCAGCGGCCCTCCTGGCGTTCGGCGCCGGGACCGGGCTGACCCTCCCCGCCTCCGCTGCCGACCTCACCACGGTCGACGTCTCCACGGCCGACGCGGCCACCGGTGCCACCGCCGGGGCCACCGCGGCCCGCGCCGCTGCCCGCAAGGTCAAGGTCGACTCCGAGAGCGACCTGCGCGACGCCGTCGAGCAGGCCAACGCCTCGACGGGCCTGACCCGGATCAAGGTCCGTGACCACGTGCGGCTGCGCGGCGGCCAGCTCGACGTCACCGGCGACATCGTGATCAACGCCCGGGCCCACCGCATCGACGCCCGCGGCGCGAGCCGCGTCTTCGACGTCGCCGACGGCGGTCGTCTCGTGCTCAAGCAGGCCCGCCTGGTCAAGGGCGCGGCCCCGACCGGCGAGAACGGCGGCGCGATCCGCAGCGCCGGCGAGGTCGTGCTGCGCGGCACCACGATCCGCGCCTCGGTCGCCGAGGGCACCGGTGCCTCGGGCGGTGCCATCGCCAACGAGGCCGGCACCCTGCTGGTCTCCGGCTCGGTGCTGCGCGGCAACAGCGCGACCCGCGCCGGCGGCGCCATCGAGGCCGTCGAGGGCGAGACCACCCTCATCGAGACCCGCGTCATCGAGAACTCCACCGGCGCCGAGCCGGGCAACGGCGGCGGGCTCCACCTCACCGGCGCCGGCACGGTGTCGGTCCAGAGCAGCTGGGTCGCCGACAACACCGCCTCCGCCGAGGGCGGCGGGCTGTGGAACTCCGCCACCGGCACGTTCACCGTGGACCGCACCGTGCTGATGAACAACGTCGCCGAGGGCGTGGCGGCCGACCAGGGCGGGGGTGCGCTGTACAACGACGGCGGTGCGCTGACCGTGACCCGGTCCTCGCTCGAGGGCAACCGCGCCACCGGCACCGCCGGCTCCGGCGGTGGCATCCTCAACAACCTCGGCACGCTGAGCGTCGAGCGCTCGACGCTCTCGGGCAACACCGCCAACCGCGCCGGCGGCGGGATCGAGGCCAACGTCGGCACGACCACGCTGGACGGCGTCGAGCTCAGCGGCAACGACGCGGGCCAGGCTCCCGGCAACGGCGGCGGCCTGCACCTCACCGGCGCGGGCACCGTCGAGGTCCTCCAGAGCACCGTCACCGACAACACCGCCGTCGAGGGCGGCGGCCTGTGGAACTCCTCGGGCGGCACGCTGACCGTGCGCGGCTCCTCGCTGGCGGGCAACAGCGCCTCGGGTGCCGAGGCCGACCAGGGTGGCGGCGCGGTCTACTCCGACGGCGGCACCACCGAGGTCCTCGGCTCCGAGCTGGCCGACAACAGCGCCACGGGCGCGGCCGGTTCCGGCGGCGGCATCCTCACCAAGGGAGGCTCGCTCGTCGTACGCCGCAGCGTGCTCGACGGCAACGACGCCCAGCGCGCCGGCGGCGGCATCGAGGCCAACGCCGGCTCGACCGAGGTCTTCCGCACCGACCTGCTCGGCAACGACGCGGGGGCGGCGCCCGGCAACGGCGGCGGCCTGCACCTCACCGGTGCCGGCACCGTCGACGTCTCCCAGAGCACCGTGACCGGCAACACCGCGGTCGAGGGCGGCGGCCTGTGGAACTCCGCCGGAGGCACCTTCTCGATCACCGACACCGTGGTGGAGGACAACACCGCCACCGGTGACGACGCCACCCAGGGTGGTGGCGGCGTCTACAACGACGGCGTCATGACCATCTCCGGCTCGCGGATCGACGGCAACGCCGCGACCGGCGCCAGCGGCTCCGGCGGCGGCGTGCTGAACAACGGCGAGGGCACCAACCCGGCCATGCTGACCATCGACGCCACCTCCTTCGACGCGAACTCCTCCTCCCGCGCCGGTGGCGCCGTGGAGTCCAACGTCGGCACGCTGCTGGTCACCGACGTCGACATGACCGGCAACGGCACCGGTGCCGCCCCCGGCAACGGTGGAGGCCTGCACGTGACCGGCGCCGCCACCGTCACCTGGGACGGCGGGACCGTGACCGGCAACGACGCGGCCAAGGAGGGCGGCGGCCTGTGGAACTCCTCCACCGGCACCATCACCGCGACGAACCTGGTGGTCACCGGCAACACCGCCCCCACCGGGCCGAACGCCTTCAACACCCCGGGCGGGGTCTTCACGCTCAACGGCGCTCCCGTCACCGCCCAGTGA
- a CDS encoding AI-2E family transporter, protein MSDEQPPPGPPGPTDGPRSGNGPDRPGAPDPERIRLGERRRLRRERSESEAEGLAQRLFSQWSALRDERERQLAPPQVVAVSSMTRSPVPVGYDLAAAWAWRFLVIVGALAVVGWVLGYLVVIVVPVVVSLLITALAVPLVDRLSGWGVPRGLAALLTVATGIAAVVALLTFVGQQVAGGASDLADSTVAGLGEIRQWLQEGPLHATDSQIDGYIDQAQKAIAERSDEAEILSRVTELGTTLTHVFAGFFIVLFSTYFFMADGSRIWAWIVRLSPRSARARFDSSGRVAWISLRQFVRATVIVALVDAIGISIWAAVLGLPFVAAIGVLVFLGAFVPMVGATVAGTVAILVALVDQGPWAALLMLIGVIVVQQLEGHVLQPFLMGRWVSVHPLGVIVAIAVGVLVAGIVGALVAVPLAAALNAVGQHLAAYTDPGDDPVEELDEDYVETGGAPTDPTRGEDDPA, encoded by the coding sequence ATGAGCGACGAGCAGCCGCCCCCGGGGCCGCCCGGGCCGACCGACGGCCCCCGCAGCGGGAACGGGCCCGACCGCCCCGGTGCCCCCGACCCCGAGCGGATCCGGCTGGGGGAGCGTCGTCGGCTGCGCCGCGAGCGCTCCGAGAGCGAGGCCGAGGGCCTGGCGCAGCGGCTGTTCTCCCAGTGGTCGGCGCTGCGCGACGAGCGTGAGCGACAGCTGGCTCCGCCCCAGGTCGTGGCGGTGAGCTCGATGACGCGCTCCCCGGTGCCGGTCGGCTACGACCTGGCCGCGGCCTGGGCGTGGCGCTTCCTGGTGATCGTGGGTGCCCTGGCCGTCGTGGGCTGGGTCCTGGGCTACCTCGTCGTGATCGTGGTCCCGGTGGTCGTCTCCCTGCTGATCACCGCCCTGGCGGTGCCGCTGGTCGACCGCCTGTCGGGCTGGGGCGTGCCACGGGGCCTGGCGGCGCTGCTCACGGTCGCGACGGGGATCGCCGCGGTGGTGGCGCTGCTGACCTTCGTGGGCCAGCAGGTGGCCGGGGGTGCCAGCGACCTGGCCGACTCCACCGTCGCCGGTCTCGGCGAGATCCGGCAGTGGCTCCAGGAGGGGCCGCTGCACGCCACCGACAGCCAGATCGACGGCTACATCGACCAGGCGCAGAAGGCCATCGCCGAGCGGTCCGACGAGGCCGAGATCCTCTCCCGGGTCACCGAGCTCGGGACGACGCTGACACACGTCTTCGCCGGCTTCTTCATCGTGCTCTTCTCCACCTACTTCTTCATGGCCGACGGCTCCCGCATCTGGGCGTGGATCGTGCGGTTGTCCCCGCGCTCGGCGCGGGCACGCTTCGACTCCTCCGGGCGGGTCGCGTGGATCTCGCTGCGCCAGTTCGTCCGCGCCACGGTGATCGTCGCGCTCGTCGACGCCATCGGCATCTCCATCTGGGCCGCGGTCCTGGGCCTGCCCTTCGTGGCCGCGATCGGTGTCCTGGTCTTCCTCGGTGCCTTCGTCCCGATGGTGGGTGCCACGGTGGCCGGCACCGTCGCGATCCTGGTCGCGCTGGTCGACCAGGGGCCCTGGGCGGCCCTGCTGATGCTGATCGGCGTCATCGTGGTCCAGCAGCTCGAGGGCCACGTGCTGCAGCCCTTCCTCATGGGCCGCTGGGTCTCGGTGCACCCGCTCGGCGTGATCGTCGCGATCGCGGTGGGCGTGCTGGTGGCCGGCATCGTCGGCGCGCTGGTGGCCGTCCCGCTGGCGGCCGCGCTCAACGCCGTGGGGCAGCACCTGGCGGCGTACACCGATCCGGGCGACGACCCCGTCGAGGAGCTGGACGAGGACTACGTCGAGACCGGAGGAGCGCCCACCGACCCGACCCGTGGCGAGGACGACCCCGCATGA
- the mca gene encoding mycothiol conjugate amidase Mca, producing MSQEPQDRPYAGLRLMHVHAHPDDESSKGAASTARYVAEGAEVHVVTCTGGERGSILNPKMDRPEILANITEVRRQEMERARDILGITQHWLGFVDSGWPDGDPKPPLPEGCFGLAPLEESVAALVRIVRAVRPHVLTTYDERGGYPHPDHIRCHEVSVAAFEAAGDPDRFPEAGEPWQPAKLYYHHSFNRPRMQALHDAMQQHGLESPWEERLKDWKPEPEWDARITTRVVCDRWFGVRDQALLAHATQIDPDGFWFAIPRELQAEVWPTEDYELVTSHVEAPTPEDDLFAGLLDHPDATGGRI from the coding sequence ATGTCGCAGGAGCCCCAGGACAGGCCGTACGCCGGTCTGCGTCTGATGCACGTCCACGCCCACCCCGACGACGAGTCGAGCAAGGGTGCCGCCTCCACCGCCCGCTACGTCGCCGAGGGCGCCGAGGTGCACGTGGTGACCTGCACCGGTGGGGAGCGGGGGTCGATCCTCAACCCGAAGATGGACCGTCCCGAGATCCTGGCCAACATCACCGAGGTGCGTCGCCAGGAGATGGAGCGCGCCCGCGACATCCTGGGCATCACCCAGCACTGGCTCGGGTTCGTCGACTCCGGCTGGCCCGACGGCGACCCGAAGCCGCCGCTGCCCGAGGGCTGTTTCGGGCTGGCGCCGCTGGAGGAGTCGGTCGCGGCGCTGGTGCGGATCGTGCGCGCCGTGCGGCCGCACGTGCTGACGACGTACGACGAGCGCGGCGGCTACCCGCACCCCGACCACATCCGCTGCCACGAGGTGTCCGTCGCCGCCTTCGAGGCCGCCGGTGACCCCGACCGGTTCCCGGAGGCGGGGGAGCCCTGGCAGCCCGCGAAGCTCTACTACCACCACTCCTTCAACCGGCCGCGGATGCAGGCGCTGCACGACGCCATGCAGCAGCACGGGCTGGAGTCGCCGTGGGAGGAGCGGCTCAAGGACTGGAAGCCCGAGCCGGAGTGGGACGCCCGGATCACCACCCGGGTGGTCTGCGACCGGTGGTTCGGCGTCCGCGACCAGGCGCTGCTGGCCCACGCCACCCAGATCGACCCCGACGGCTTCTGGTTCGCCATCCCACGAGAGCTGCAGGCCGAGGTGTGGCCCACCGAGGACTACGAGCTCGTCACGAGCCACGTCGAGGCGCCCACGCCCGAGGACGACCTCTTCGCGGGGCTGCTGGACCACCCTGACGCCACCGGTGGGAGGATCTGA
- a CDS encoding sigma-70 family RNA polymerase sigma factor — MTETPAATTTTRPAAPPVPAGLRDEDEVHAAYLLYGPQIFRFVLRGLDDAGAAQDVTQETFLKAWRRADLFDPTLSSLRSWLFGIARHAMIDHARAASVRPWQSRLVDPPTAQVAGETVPDPTERLVGAWVVEEALRRISEHHRVAIVETHLRERPHDEVAAELGVPVGTLRSRVFYGLKALRTAMDEMGVDR; from the coding sequence GTGACCGAGACCCCCGCGGCCACGACGACCACCCGGCCGGCCGCGCCCCCGGTACCGGCCGGTCTGCGCGACGAGGACGAGGTGCACGCGGCGTACCTGCTCTACGGCCCGCAGATCTTCCGCTTCGTGCTGCGCGGGCTCGACGACGCAGGAGCCGCGCAGGACGTCACGCAGGAGACCTTCCTCAAGGCGTGGCGGCGGGCCGACCTCTTCGACCCCACGCTGTCGTCGCTGCGCAGCTGGCTCTTCGGCATCGCCCGGCACGCGATGATCGACCACGCCCGCGCGGCCTCGGTCCGGCCGTGGCAGAGCCGGCTGGTCGACCCGCCGACGGCGCAGGTCGCGGGGGAGACGGTGCCCGACCCCACCGAGCGACTGGTGGGAGCATGGGTGGTGGAGGAGGCGTTGCGTCGCATCTCCGAGCACCACCGCGTGGCCATCGTCGAGACCCACCTGCGCGAACGACCCCACGACGAGGTCGCCGCCGAGCTGGGGGTCCCGGTCGGGACGCTGCGCAGCCGGGTGTTCTACGGGCTG
- the ilvA gene encoding threonine ammonia-lyase, translated as MSRVGLAEIEAARLLLDGVAVRTPMEESRWLSAVAGGEVRIKAENLQRTGSFKARGAYVRLSRLSEAERARGVVAASAGNHAQGVALAAQLVGTRATVFMPEGAPIPKERATRGYGAEVVFTGTYLEDALVAAREFSERTGAVFIHPFDHEDVIAGQGTVGLEILEQLPEVASVVVPTGGGGLLAGVALAVKAVRPDVRVVGVQAKDAAAYPGSLEAGRPTPLEQMRTMADGIAVGRPGDLTFAAVRDHVDDVVTVSEDSLARAVLALAERAKLVSEPAGAAAVAALLDDPSRFPTPCVAVVSGGNIDPLLLGKVIRHGMAAAGRYLNLHVTIPDVPGGLARLLAVVGDSGANVLEVAHERISPLLSVDEVDVMLQLETRGSEHSDAVLSALRAQGYRVLE; from the coding sequence ATGAGCCGGGTGGGGCTCGCCGAGATCGAGGCGGCGCGACTGCTCCTCGACGGCGTCGCGGTGCGCACCCCGATGGAGGAGTCGCGCTGGCTCTCGGCCGTGGCCGGCGGCGAGGTGCGGATCAAGGCGGAGAACCTCCAGCGCACCGGCTCCTTCAAGGCCCGGGGCGCCTACGTCCGGCTCTCCCGTCTCAGCGAGGCCGAGCGCGCGCGGGGCGTGGTCGCGGCCAGCGCCGGCAACCACGCCCAGGGCGTGGCGCTGGCCGCCCAGCTCGTCGGCACCCGCGCCACCGTCTTCATGCCTGAGGGCGCGCCGATCCCGAAGGAGCGCGCCACCCGCGGGTACGGCGCCGAGGTGGTCTTCACCGGCACCTACCTCGAGGACGCGCTGGTCGCGGCGCGGGAGTTCTCCGAGCGCACCGGGGCGGTGTTCATCCACCCCTTCGATCACGAGGACGTGATCGCCGGCCAGGGGACGGTCGGGCTGGAGATCCTCGAGCAGCTCCCCGAGGTGGCCAGCGTCGTGGTGCCGACCGGCGGCGGCGGGCTGCTGGCGGGCGTGGCGCTGGCGGTGAAGGCGGTGCGTCCCGACGTACGCGTCGTCGGCGTGCAGGCCAAGGACGCCGCGGCCTACCCCGGCTCGCTGGAGGCCGGGCGGCCCACCCCGCTGGAGCAGATGCGCACGATGGCCGACGGCATCGCGGTCGGGCGCCCCGGCGACCTCACCTTCGCGGCGGTGCGCGACCACGTGGACGACGTCGTGACCGTCTCGGAGGACTCCCTGGCCCGGGCGGTGCTGGCGCTGGCCGAGCGCGCCAAGCTGGTCTCCGAGCCGGCGGGCGCGGCCGCGGTGGCTGCGCTGCTCGACGACCCCAGCCGCTTCCCGACGCCGTGCGTGGCCGTCGTCTCGGGCGGGAACATCGACCCGCTGCTGCTGGGCAAGGTGATCCGTCACGGCATGGCGGCCGCGGGTCGCTACCTCAACCTGCACGTCACGATCCCCGACGTGCCCGGTGGCCTGGCGCGGCTGCTCGCCGTCGTCGGTGACTCCGGCGCCAACGTCCTCGAGGTCGCCCACGAACGGATCTCACCGTTGCTCTCGGTCGACGAGGTCGACGTCATGCTGCAGCTGGAGACGCGGGGGTCCGAGCACTCCGACGCGGTGCTCTCCGCCCTGCGCGCGCAGGGCTACCGGGTGCTGGAGTGA